In Thermodesulfobacteriota bacterium, the genomic stretch ATTTACAAATCGGCTGGGGGCTTTGGTCAAATCTACAAAAGAGGAATTTTCCAGCGTTATACTACCGTTACCATCGGCGACCATATTAAACAACCCCTCATACGTATAGAAATTGCAAGAGGAAAACTTGAGAATAGTGAACGTAGCCACGTATCTACTAGGCCTATAATTATCAAACCGGTAAGCATATAGATTGGAATTGGATATGGTAGCAGGGGACGTGACGGACGAAACTCCCTCACCAAAGAGGCCTATTTCCGCAAAACTTTCCGCATCGATCTTGTCTATGTTTACCGCTCCCCGGTCTCCGGTTGATTCGAAAAGCCGGAAAGATAAGCCGAAGGTGCAGTTGTAAACGAAAGGAAACTGCCCGTTCCGCCTTCCGTGCCTTAAAGTAGTGATTGCAACATATGAGCCGGCAATACCAACGTTCTCCAAAGCCACATTTCTTTGCTGTGCACCCCCAACCGAGACTCCAAATGTGTTGTGGATGATCGTGCTGTCTTTTATCTTGATATTTTCCGCGTTTTCATCGTTATCCGAGGGCTTTACAGCGACACCGACGACAAAATAAGAGATAGTTACATCTTCGATAACAACTGCGGAGCTGTGCGACCGATTATAGGGGTCATTAGGATAGGCATCCCAGGGCGACTCTCCGGAATATGCATCTATAGTTATTCCAGCATACGGAGAGTGCCTCTTGTTAGAACACCCGGACGAGACCCAGTCATCAATGTTTGTGGCGATGATATTTTTAGCGGCCATATCTTGTACCATCTTTCCCGGCGCGATGTTTTTCCCGGTTATCCTCAAGCCTTTTATCCGCACACCCCTAGCCCCCTGAATGTTAATGGCCGGTCTATCCGTAAAGTCAGCCTTTAATTCAACGTATCCAAGAAAACTAGGTAAACCTTCTATGCTGATACTTATATATTGGTTATCTCCATAGCCTGCTTTGATCGTATCGGTAATCCGGTATCGGCCTGCAGGAAAAAATACCTTAGCCATTCTGTTGGTTATGGCATGGTCGATAGCCGATTGTATAGCCTTTGTATCGTCGGCTTCTCCATCCCCCTTGGCCCCAAATAGCCGAACATCGGCAACCTGTCTTCTATCGTGCTCCAGTTCTCCACTTATGAGCAATCCAGTAAATGTTAGCCTCTCACTCCCAACCATAAAGACTGCAAGAAAGATCTCAAACAATAACAAATAAACCAAGGCTGAGAATATGCATATTTTTTTCACGGTTGGGCCTGGAGGCAAGGGTCAACGATGGCGGTCAACTAAGGGTGGTAGGACCGGTGGGATGGGAAGCAAGCCCAACCACCGACGTTTTACCGAGCTGGCTTAATCCAGATAGCAGTATCCCAAACGCCGTTAGTAGTCCAGATATACCGCCAGTTGCTAACCTGGGCATTGAACCCTGCCCAATAAGGAGAAGCCGGCCCTTGCCAATCGGTTCGTGAACTGGGGGAGCGAGTTTGGCAGGGTAAATACCAATTGACGTTGTCTATCATCAAAACTCCACCCGGCTTGAGCAGGGGCAAGACGGAGAAGGCACAAAGGTCACGCAAGGCTCCGTCCACCAGGACGAAATCCAGGGAATGATGTGAGAATTCATCAACAATTCTTACGTAGCTGGAATTCAGGCCCTGGTCTAAATCCGATTTATATAAATAGGTTATGTTGTCTAAATGCAATTCATCTATTTTCCTAACTAGCCTATTGAACCATTCCTCACTATGCTCGACGCTGGTTAAATGCTTAATCCTACGGGTCAGCCAGAGGGTCGAGCGGCCGGAGCCCCACTCCAAGCCTATGTGGTCAGTGCTAAGCCAGGATTGCAAGAATTCAACAGCCGTTTTGGTCAGCCAGGGAGCGTCCGGGTTCTTAAACTGAAACCACATTACCGCAAGACGGTCGTAGATGTAACGGGGGGTCCAATGTCCGTATGAATGCCGGAGACGTCGAGGAATAAACCCGTTAATTTTCATTCTTATATTCTTGTTTTAGATTCTTGAAGAGCGGTAGAGACCTTACCGGACTCTAGCCTTCCACTCTCTACACCAGATTCGAGCATTTCGCAGATTATTTCTCCTACATTTCTATCCTCTGCCCTGGCTCTCATTTGAACCTCATATATTTTTGCATCCACCAGGAATCGATACCAGAGACCCTGCAGGAAGTGCCATATTAACCCCTCTTTCCCGTCTAAAAATCCGAGCCTTATTACATATCTGTAGATAAAGTACAAAAAAGGCCTAAGGAAGAGTGGCATATTGGCGTAGATTGTTTGCTTGAGCCACCTCTTTCTCTGCTCTTGGGTCCCAAACAGCTTAGTCGGCACGGTGTCGTAAATCACAAATTTGTGTTTAAGGTTAAGAAGATCTATAGCTTCTCTGGTAGCGTAGCTATTGTGTTTGCCAATCCACCAATGTAGTTTGTTGTGATTATCATCGATAATATCGTTCTCCAAGAATAGGACTTTTCCCTCCCTGATTTTTATATGTTCGTCCATCCACCTTTCTTCACAATGGGCTTTTCCCCTTCTCCATATTCTCAAAAGCCATGTAGGATAATAACCTCCGTGCCTTATCCATCTGCCCATGAAGTAAACCCTTCTTTTCATGTATAACCCAGTTACCTCGCCGCTTAAATTGGGCAGTTTTTCTAAAATTTCGTTCTTTAATTCTGGAGTCACTTTCTCGTCTGCATCCAATCGCAATATCCATTCGGTTTTAAAAGGTAGATTACATAATGCCCAATTAAGCTGTCTTGCCTGGTTTTCAAAAGGGTGACTATATATATTGTTCGTGTACTTTTTGACAATTTCTAAAGTTCTGTCCGTAGAATAGGAATCCAATATAAATAAATGATCTGTCCAATCAAACACACTCTGGAGACAAGCCTCAACATTGTTCTCTTCGTTGTAGGTTAGGACGATAACGGAGATTGAAGGTTTCATAATCCGTCCTTTAACCGTCTAATCACTTTATAGCTTCTACGAATAAGCTATAGTCCTTGTATTCGTCCTCGGAGGGTTTTATCCTCTCGTAGGTCTCGGCATCCAGGAATGAGTTTCCCCAGCTTAACTTATGGATTCTCTGAAAGCCCAAACTATTCAATATCTCCTTCATGAAATCAAAATCAAATGCCATTTTGTGCTGGGCATCACAGAACAGAAAATTGGTAAATCTACCTCCCATACTCTTGAAACTTCTCGGAAAATCTAGAAAAAAATCATAATCTTTCTCTAGATAGGCCTTTGTGGATTTCTCTAAGTCCGGAACAACTATCCTTAAGACTCCATCCTTTTGGAGCACCCTATAAAACTCTTTAAGAATATTTGATAACTCGTCAGGATAAAAGTGTTCCAGAGTACCACCACTATATATAAACTTCACCGAGTCATTGCTAAAAGGTAACCTGACCCTCACATCGTATAGCAAATCCGACTTGGCTAAGGGGTTAGCATCTATATTCACCAACCCCGGTATTTTTTTCTTTCCGCAGCCTATATGAAGACCTAAGTCCTTGGACTTATCAAATTTTATTCTAAATAAAGGGTAAGACACCAAGGAATATAGACCTACGCCGTAAAATAATAAGTCCTTCCATCTTTGATGTACCATAATTCGCTCCCTTTGACTCGACCGGGATAACCTAGAAACCTCTACAAATTCCCATCTAAGCCAATCTTCTGAGCCACTATTACCATCGATTTCCACAAATAAGGGAATCTTCCGCTGCCAAGAAAACCAACCGGCTCAAAAGCGGTGTCTTCGAGCATGGTATAAAGAGTGTGCTTAGAGAAGAACTTTATGTGCCCACCTTCCCATAGAGGATTAAAGTGGAGGTCAAATTTATTCAGCAAGGCAATAGCCAAGGTTTTCAAATAGCCGTTATAAGGCGTGGTGACAATTAGGTACCCTTTTTCCTGGAGCCAATAGTTTATGTTTTCCAAGTATTTTTTGGGACTGTATAAATGCTCTATCACTTCTGTCGACAAAGCCAAATCATAACCGCCGCTGGGAAACGATTCCGGAAGTTTTTTATCATAGCAGTCGTGGACCGCAAATTTTTCCTTAATCTCCGAAAATTCGTCTTTAGAAAGCATTATTCCATCCTCGGCTATATCAAAACCCCAGATATTCCGGTAACCGTCAGTATAAAGCTCATGCAGGATATATCCGCCGCCGCAGCCGACATCCAGAATTTGAGCCGTTTTAGGTACCTTAAGCTCATCCAAAATTCTTCTAATGCTTTTTATGAGATAGCCATGAGCATGGACTCTTGATTCATTCCAGGCCCAATTTCTAATAAATCCTTTATCCGGTGGAATAATAGAAGGCTCGCTCTTCATGGTCTTACCGCAAATAATATGATATGTGCTCCCAAGAAAGGGCATAGACTCCCCAGGAATTCAAATATCCTCCCTATGTACTTGCTTCTGCGGGATGATATTAATATATGAGATGAGGTAACATGTCTAACGCTAAAGCCGCAACTTCTAACCATCCTGTATAGAGTGTCTATGTCATAGAAATGGTAATGGTATTGCTCATAGGCGAAGTAGGGCATTTTCCCGAAGGGAAATAAAATACGATTAACCAGAAAAAATAGGTTGGGAGTAGTTAATGCTAAGACTCCCCCCGGTCGAAGTACCTTGTAGCATTCCCTTAAAAATTTCTCATCATCAAATAGATGCTCAATTACCTCACCGGCAAACAGGATATCGAATAGCTTTCCGTCGAAATCCGGCAGTCCTTGGTTACAATCGTATCTGTAGAAGGTTATATCCCCCTCGCCGGTTCTGTCGTTTATGTCGACTGCGTATTTTTCTACATTCTTGTACTCGTCAAGGTTATCGATTAAACCGCCTCTAGCATATCCTATCTCCAGAAGAGAAATCTTTCTTCCCGGGTCCAGGT encodes the following:
- a CDS encoding glycosyltransferase family 2 protein; this translates as MKPSISVIVLTYNEENNVEACLQSVFDWTDHLFILDSYSTDRTLEIVKKYTNNIYSHPFENQARQLNWALCNLPFKTEWILRLDADEKVTPELKNEILEKLPNLSGEVTGLYMKRRVYFMGRWIRHGGYYPTWLLRIWRRGKAHCEERWMDEHIKIREGKVLFLENDIIDDNHNKLHWWIGKHNSYATREAIDLLNLKHKFVIYDTVPTKLFGTQEQRKRWLKQTIYANMPLFLRPFLYFIYRYVIRLGFLDGKEGLIWHFLQGLWYRFLVDAKIYEVQMRARAEDRNVGEIICEMLESGVESGRLESGKVSTALQESKTRI
- a CDS encoding methyltransferase domain-containing protein, which encodes MVHQRWKDLLFYGVGLYSLVSYPLFRIKFDKSKDLGLHIGCGKKKIPGLVNIDANPLAKSDLLYDVRVRLPFSNDSVKFIYSGGTLEHFYPDELSNILKEFYRVLQKDGVLRIVVPDLEKSTKAYLEKDYDFFLDFPRSFKSMGGRFTNFLFCDAQHKMAFDFDFMKEILNSLGFQRIHKLSWGNSFLDAETYERIKPSEDEYKDYSLFVEAIK
- a CDS encoding class I SAM-dependent methyltransferase, with protein sequence MLDHRQRIFDEFRVPDRGRVLKVRNWLRRNRYLDPGRKISLLEIGYARGGLIDNLDEYKNVEKYAVDINDRTGEGDITFYRYDCNQGLPDFDGKLFDILFAGEVIEHLFDDEKFLRECYKVLRPGGVLALTTPNLFFLVNRILFPFGKMPYFAYEQYHYHFYDIDTLYRMVRSCGFSVRHVTSSHILISSRRSKYIGRIFEFLGSLCPFLGAHIILFAVRP
- a CDS encoding class I SAM-dependent methyltransferase gives rise to the protein MKSEPSIIPPDKGFIRNWAWNESRVHAHGYLIKSIRRILDELKVPKTAQILDVGCGGGYILHELYTDGYRNIWGFDIAEDGIMLSKDEFSEIKEKFAVHDCYDKKLPESFPSGGYDLALSTEVIEHLYSPKKYLENINYWLQEKGYLIVTTPYNGYLKTLAIALLNKFDLHFNPLWEGGHIKFFSKHTLYTMLEDTAFEPVGFLGSGRFPYLWKSMVIVAQKIGLDGNL
- a CDS encoding glycosyl hydrolase family 28-related protein, with the translated sequence MVGSERLTFTGLLISGELEHDRRQVADVRLFGAKGDGEADDTKAIQSAIDHAITNRMAKVFFPAGRYRITDTIKAGYGDNQYISISIEGLPSFLGYVELKADFTDRPAINIQGARGVRIKGLRITGKNIAPGKMVQDMAAKNIIATNIDDWVSSGCSNKRHSPYAGITIDAYSGESPWDAYPNDPYNRSHSSAVVIEDVTISYFVVGVAVKPSDNDENAENIKIKDSTIIHNTFGVSVGGAQQRNVALENVGIAGSYVAITTLRHGRRNGQFPFVYNCTFGLSFRLFESTGDRGAVNIDKIDAESFAEIGLFGEGVSSVTSPATISNSNLYAYRFDNYRPSRYVATFTILKFSSCNFYTYEGLFNMVADGNGSITLENSSFVDLTKAPSRFVNSQLYGEYKLNVQRSVLSFDPPLKAISDTHKTKVVPRRLSISPNTYEIIESDTGKRFQIKRPSHHVSVAISGIALSSNSISFKTDYPEKFQVGDYLYWQSRYAPSGRSFDYVEFLRHFLFSFFQPRERSMLGYTWLLPVLRVSAVDGNMITSKLLATDIDTSYTPSSVNILRANFVNNIIATGDLAKASNRITNVSSIDNFQVGDWIFGRGIPDDARIKNIDERANSIDMNYSASVSATGVEIYNSLLKEIR